The following coding sequences are from one Zalophus californianus isolate mZalCal1 chromosome 5, mZalCal1.pri.v2, whole genome shotgun sequence window:
- the ZNF454 gene encoding zinc finger protein 454 — protein MAVRHLPTMVQESVTFKDVVVLFTRDEWAQLSPTQRALYRDVMLENYSNLVSLGLLGPQPELFSQLGKGEEWMLEDASGSFCLDWMTMPVSKNSPLKEGITDEDLDQWMIKNGFARDSHWKYDSLLEWQHGGQGVLAHQKTPSLLSAQTRDEPGKHCTVSSSVVQSQGFQSSKKAFECSECGKVFTKSSTLNKHQKVHTEKLNANQKTVIKEKRYECRECGKAFHQSTHLIHHQRIHTGEKPYECKECGKAFSVSSSLTYHQKIHTGEKPFECNLCGKAFIRNIHLAHHHRIHTGEKPFKCNICDKAFVCRAHLTKHQNIHSGEKPYKCNECGKAFNQSTSFLQHQRIHTGEKPFECNECGKAFRVNSSLTEHQRIHTGEKPYKCSECGKAFRDNSSFARHRKIHTGEKPYRCGLCEKAFRDQSALAQHQRIHTGEKPYTCNMCEKAFSDHSALTQHKRIHTREKPYKCKICGKAFIRSTHLTQHQRIHTGEKPYKCNKCGKAFNQTANLIQHQRHHIGEK, from the exons ATGGCCGTCAGGCACCTGCCAACCATGGTCCAG GAATCAGTGACCTTCAAGGACGTGGTCGTGCTCTTCACCCGGGACGAGTGGGCACAGCTAAGCCCCACTCAGAGGGCCCTTTACAgggatgtgatgctggagaactacAGCAACCTGGTCTCACTGG GACTCTTAGGACCCCAACCAGAGCTGTTTTCCCAgctgggaaaaggagaagaatggatgCTGGAGGACGCATCGGGAAGCTTCTGTCTTG ACTGGATGACTATGCCCGTGAGTAAGAACTCTCCTCTCAAGGAGGGTATTACTGATGAAGACTTGGATCAGTGGATGATAAAGAACGGATTCGCTAGAGATAGTCACTGGAAATACGATAGCCTGTTGGAATGGCAGCATGGAGGCCAGGGGGTACTTGCTCACCAGAAAACCCCCTCTCTGCTCAGTGCTCAGACCAGGGATGAACCTGGGAAGCACTGCACTGTGAGCTCATCTGTTGTTCAGAGTCAGGGATTTCAATCTAGCAAAAAAGCCTTCGAGTGTAGTGAGTGTGGAAAAGTCTTCACTAAGAGTTCAACCCTTAATAAACATCAGAAAGTTCATACTGAAAAACTGAATGCAAATCAGAAAACTGTTATTAAAGAGAAACGATATGAATGTagagaatgtgggaaagcctttcaCCAGAGTACACACCTCATCCATCACCAAAGAATTCACACTGGCGAGAAACCGTacgaatgtaaggaatgtggcaAGGCCTTCTCCGTGAGCTCCTCACTCACTTACCATCAGAAAATTCACACCGGAGAGAAACCTTTCGAATGCAATCTATGTGGGAAAGCTTTTATCCGAAACATACACCTTGCCCACCATCATAGAAtacacactggagagaaaccttttAAATGTAACATATGTGACAAAGCCTTTGTGTGCAGGGCACATCTTACCAAACACCAGAATATTCATagtggagagaaaccctataaatgtaatgaatgtgggaaagcctttaatCAGAGTACAAGTTTTCTTCAGCATCAaagaattcacactggagagaagcccttTGAATGTAACGAATGTGGAAAGGCCTTCAGGGTGAACTCTTCCCTTACTGAGCATCAGAggattcatactggagagaaaccttataagtgtagtgaatgtgggaaagctttcagggatAATTCATCCTTCGCTCGACATCGGaaaattcatactggagagaaaccttacagaTGTGGTTTGTGTGAGAAAGCGTTCAGGGATCAATCAGCCCTAGCccaacatcagagaattcatactggggaAAAACCTTATACATGTAATATGTGTGAGAAAGCCTTCAGTGACCATTCAGCCCTCACTCAACATAAGAGAATCCACACCAGGGAaaaaccttacaaatgtaaaaTCTGCGGGAAAGCCTTTATTCGAAGCACACACCTTACTCAACATCAGAGGattcacacaggagagaagccctataaatgtaataaatgcgGGAAAGCTTTCAACCAGACTGCAAACCTCATTCAGCATCAGAGACATCATATTGGAGAAAAGTGA
- the ZFP2 gene encoding zinc finger protein 2 homolog: protein MEREDLWPSSLGEAWEPDNWLDGQQKNQDRHLRQAAVTHKETLPERRACGGHEFERCSSQGSVLDIQQSIPVGQRPHNQNSHGEDTKQNSELIKTQSMFVGKKIYECNECGKTFSQSSSLLKHQRIHTGEKPYKCNVCGKHFIERSSLTVHQRTHTGEKPYKCNECGKTFSQSMNLTVHQRTHTGEKPYQCKECGKAFRKNSSLIQHERIHTGEKPYKCNECGKAFTQSMNLTVHQRTHTGEKPYECNECGKAFSQSMHLIVHQRSHTGEKPYECSECGKAFSKSSTLTLHQRNHTGEKPYKCNKCGKSFSQSTYLIEHQRLHSGVKPFECNQCGKAFSKNSSLTQHRRIHTGEKPYECMVCGKHFTGRSSLTVHQVIHTGEKPYECNECGKAFSQSAYLIEHQRIHTGEKPYECDQCGKAFIKNSSLIVHQRTHTGEKPYQCNECGKAFSRSTNLTRHQRTHT from the coding sequence ATGGAAAGGGAAGATCTCTGGCCTTCTTCTTTAGGGGAAGCCTGGGAACCTGATAATTGGTTAGATGGGCAACAGAAAAACCAGGACAGACATCTGCGCCAAGCGGCCGTTACTCATAAGGAAACCCTCCCTGAGAGGAGGGCATGTGGAGGTCATGAATTTGAAAGATGTTCTAGTCAGGGGTCAGTCCTTGATATACAACAAAGTATTCCTGTGGGACAAAGGCCCCATAATCAGAATTCACATGGAGAAGACACTAAACAGAATTCTGAATTAATTAAAACTCAAAGTATGTTTGTAGGAAAGAAAAtctatgaatgtaatgaatgcGGGAAAACCTTCAGCCAGAGCTCATCTCTTCTTAAGcaccagagaattcatactggggaGAAACCCTATAAGTGTAATGTATGTGGGAAACACTTCATTGAACGCTCCTCCCTTACTGTACATCAAAGaactcatactggagagaaaccctacaaATGTAACgaatgtgggaaaaccttcagCCAGAGCATGAACCTTACTGTTCATCAAagaactcacactggagagaaaccctatcaGTGTAAAGAGTGTGGAAAAGCTTTCCGTAAGAATTCATCCCTTATTCAACATGAAAggattcatactggagagaaaccgtACAAATGTAACGAATGTGGGAAAGCTTTTACCCAAAGCATGAATCTTACAGTtcatcagagaactcacacaggagaaaaaccctatgagtgcaatgaatgtgggaaagcctttagtCAGAGCATGCACCTTATTGTACATCAGAGAAGtcatactggagaaaaaccctatgagtgtagtgaatgtggaaaagcttttAGTAAAAGCTCAACCCTAACTCTGCATCAACGAAatcacactggagaaaaaccctaCAAATGTAACAAATGTGGGAAATCCTTTAGCCAAAGTACATACCTTATAGAACACCAGAGACTTCACTCTGGAGTAAAACCTTTTGAATGTAATCAGTGTGGAAAAGCTTTCAGCAAGAATTCATCTCTTACTCAACATcggagaattcatactggagagaaaccttatgaatgtatGGTATGTGGAAAACATTTCACTGGGCGATCTTCCCTTACTGTACATCAGGttattcatactggagagaaaccttatgaatgcaACGAATGTGGAAAGGCCTTCAGCCAGAGTGCATACCTTATTGAACATCAAagaattcatactggtgagaaaccctatgaatgtgaTCAGTGTGGAAAAGCCTTCATTAAAAATTCATCCCTTATAGTGCATcagagaactcatacaggagagaaaccctatcaGTGTAAcgaatgtggaaaagccttcagtCGGAGTACAAACCTTACACGACATCAGAGAACTCATACCTGA